One stretch of Thermanaerosceptrum fracticalcis DNA includes these proteins:
- a CDS encoding nickel-dependent hydrogenase large subunit: MSTYTIPVGPLHVALEEPMYFRVQVEGETVVGLDITAGFVHRGMESLALQRNIYQNITLTERLCSLCSNNHPFTYCMAIEKIAGIKVPERGEYLRVIADEIKRIASNLFNAGILAHIIGFDSLFMHVMEIREIVQDTKETIYGNRMDLAANTIGGVKYNLSNEKIKYMMKQMDSLKKPLEEIVDIYMNNKLVRARTEGVGILPKEEAIRYGVVGPVARGSGVNNDVRVKSPYAAYDKIKVNVNVETGCDVRARAIVRLRDIQEAINIIQQCLKKLPDGPTCIDYLPEIPAGEAVAKSEAPRGELIYYLRTNGSDIPERLKWRVPTYMNWEALNVMMPGNKVSDIPLIISSIDPCISCTER; this comes from the coding sequence ATGAGCACTTATACCATCCCAGTAGGACCACTACATGTAGCGTTAGAAGAACCAATGTATTTCAGGGTGCAGGTTGAAGGAGAGACTGTTGTTGGTTTGGATATAACGGCAGGGTTTGTACACCGGGGGATGGAATCCTTGGCATTGCAACGCAACATTTACCAAAATATAACTTTAACTGAGCGTCTTTGTTCTTTGTGTTCAAATAACCATCCATTTACCTATTGTATGGCTATTGAGAAGATTGCCGGAATCAAAGTTCCGGAAAGAGGTGAATATCTAAGGGTTATTGCTGATGAAATAAAAAGGATAGCATCCAACTTGTTCAATGCTGGTATATTGGCTCATATCATTGGTTTTGATTCCTTATTTATGCATGTGATGGAGATACGGGAGATAGTCCAGGATACAAAAGAGACTATTTATGGTAATCGGATGGACTTGGCCGCTAATACCATTGGCGGCGTAAAATATAACCTATCTAATGAAAAAATTAAATATATGATGAAGCAGATGGACAGCTTGAAAAAGCCATTGGAAGAAATTGTTGATATCTATATGAACAATAAGCTTGTTCGGGCTCGAACTGAAGGTGTAGGGATCTTGCCTAAAGAAGAAGCCATCCGGTATGGTGTGGTTGGTCCTGTTGCCAGGGGGTCTGGAGTAAATAATGATGTGCGGGTAAAGAGTCCTTATGCGGCTTATGACAAGATAAAAGTTAATGTTAATGTAGAAACTGGTTGTGATGTTAGAGCGAGAGCCATAGTTAGGTTAAGGGATATTCAGGAAGCTATCAATATTATTCAACAATGTCTAAAAAAATTGCCTGACGGTCCAACTTGTATAGACTATTTGCCGGAAATACCTGCTGGGGAGGCTGTAGCCAAGTCAGAGGCTCCGCGGGGAGAATTGATTTATTATCTACGCACAAACGGTTCTGATATACCGGAACGCCTTAAGTGGCGAGTACCAACTTATATGAACTGGGAAGCGCTCAATGTTATGATGCCGGGAAATAAGGTGTCTGATATTCCACTTATTATAAGTAGTATTGATCCCTGTATCTCCTGCACTGAAAGATAA
- a CDS encoding 4Fe-4S dicluster domain-containing protein — MSSFLKIAIRNLLKGPSTDPYPFGETFVPKGLRGKIKYNAKACVACRMCEHVCAGGAIQIREVADKSGLEFILWHNTCAFCGLCEHYCPTKAIRLTEDYHTAHKQEDKYRYVEKGFIKYVNCAQCGTPMVPIASELLNVAYDQVNKDIEKLRHLCPKCRQERALR, encoded by the coding sequence ATGTCTTCATTTTTAAAAATAGCCATTCGTAATTTGCTCAAAGGTCCGTCTACCGATCCTTATCCCTTCGGTGAAACTTTTGTTCCCAAGGGACTGAGAGGTAAAATCAAATATAATGCCAAGGCTTGTGTTGCCTGTAGAATGTGTGAGCACGTTTGTGCTGGTGGAGCAATCCAAATCAGGGAAGTGGCCGACAAAAGTGGCCTGGAGTTTATACTTTGGCATAATACGTGTGCCTTTTGCGGTCTCTGTGAACATTACTGCCCAACTAAAGCAATTCGCTTAACTGAGGATTATCATACAGCTCACAAGCAAGAGGACAAGTACAGATATGTGGAAAAAGGGTTCATTAAATATGTAAATTGTGCCCAGTGTGGTACACCTATGGTGCCCATAGCTTCTGAATTACTGAACGTAGCTTATGATCAAGTTAACAAGGACATTGAAAAATTAAGGCATTTATGCCCAAAATGCCGCCAAGAACGAGCCCTTCGATGA
- a CDS encoding NADH-quinone oxidoreductase subunit B family protein, whose amino-acid sequence MKKLLQKIAKKSPWLYRINAGSCNGCDVELATTACIPRYDVERLGCKYCGSPKHADIVLITGPLTARVKEKVLRLYDEIPDPKVTVAIGVCPISGGVFRDSYAITGPIDKFIPVDVNVPGCPPRPQAIIDGIVEAIKIWETRL is encoded by the coding sequence ATGAAAAAGTTACTGCAAAAAATTGCCAAGAAATCACCGTGGTTGTACCGCATAAATGCGGGATCCTGTAATGGGTGTGATGTGGAATTGGCAACTACGGCATGCATCCCTCGTTATGATGTTGAACGCTTAGGCTGTAAATATTGTGGAAGTCCAAAGCATGCCGACATCGTTTTGATTACCGGTCCTCTTACTGCTCGGGTTAAGGAAAAGGTTTTGCGTCTTTACGATGAAATTCCTGATCCTAAAGTAACGGTAGCCATAGGAGTGTGTCCAATATCGGGAGGGGTGTTTAGAGACAGTTATGCTATTACCGGGCCTATTGACAAATTTATTCCGGTAGATGTAAATGTACCGGGCTGTCCTCCCAGACCACAGGCGATTATTGACGGGATAGTTGAAGCCATCAAAATTTGGGAAACCAGGCTGTAA
- the hypA gene encoding hydrogenase maturation nickel metallochaperone HypA: MIYVVVKGCGVMHEMAIVDSLFKIINAKVKEHQIQKVLKVKIKVGEMTAVEPMTLTACFEAYAQNTVAEGAELVIERIPLQGKCQECTNVFRVCNYNFQCPQCESRSVDIVAGKELYIENLEVEEKDRKEVNPNGES, from the coding sequence ATGATTTATGTCGTAGTGAAAGGATGCGGTGTCATGCATGAGATGGCGATAGTGGATAGTCTATTTAAGATTATCAATGCTAAGGTAAAAGAGCATCAAATCCAAAAGGTATTGAAGGTAAAAATAAAAGTTGGCGAGATGACAGCAGTGGAACCTATGACTTTAACTGCTTGTTTTGAGGCCTATGCGCAAAATACTGTTGCCGAGGGCGCAGAGCTGGTTATTGAGCGGATTCCTCTGCAGGGAAAGTGTCAGGAATGTACCAATGTGTTCCGGGTTTGCAATTACAATTTTCAATGTCCACAATGTGAGAGCAGATCTGTAGACATCGTTGCCGGAAAGGAATTATACATTGAGAATTTGGAAGTAGAAGAAAAGGATAGAAAGGAGGTGAACCCCAATGGTGAGAGTTAA
- a CDS encoding respiratory chain complex I subunit 1 family protein yields MTDIVKLIFDLLIFPGGLFAVVFGLFLMGIDRKIAARLQRRVGPPVYQPFIDLVKLTRKEIVVPETAHLQAFRLAPLLGFVGMMAAVTLIPIAGVYQGFEHLGDLLVLLYLLSLPAIALMIGGSASSSPFGAIGFSREMVMMMSYELPLLIVLVTVAMKVGLATGGIATFSLSEIVQFQLENGALLFDYTMLPALLAFLVFIPGNMGVVPFDIPEAETEIVEGPILEYSGTGLALFKLMTSLKMVVVLGLAIALFFPTPLGENFLINLLWFFLKCLVLMVISITVVRTSTGRIRMDQAFKFYLKYPTVLALISLVLTLLQG; encoded by the coding sequence ATGACGGATATTGTTAAATTAATTTTTGATTTATTAATTTTTCCTGGTGGCTTGTTTGCCGTAGTTTTTGGATTGTTTCTTATGGGAATTGATCGTAAAATTGCTGCTCGACTACAGAGGAGGGTTGGTCCCCCTGTCTACCAGCCCTTTATTGACCTGGTCAAACTTACCAGGAAGGAGATAGTTGTACCGGAGACCGCGCACCTGCAGGCCTTTAGGTTAGCGCCATTGTTGGGGTTTGTAGGGATGATGGCAGCTGTGACTTTGATACCTATCGCTGGCGTATACCAAGGTTTTGAGCATTTGGGAGATTTATTGGTTTTGCTTTATTTGCTGTCATTACCTGCCATTGCTTTGATGATCGGTGGTTCTGCCTCCAGTTCACCCTTTGGGGCTATAGGCTTTTCCAGGGAAATGGTCATGATGATGTCCTATGAGTTGCCGTTACTGATAGTGCTCGTAACCGTTGCTATGAAGGTTGGACTGGCAACAGGTGGTATAGCTACCTTTTCTTTAAGTGAAATTGTGCAGTTTCAATTGGAAAACGGGGCATTACTTTTTGATTACACCATGTTACCGGCTCTGCTGGCTTTTCTGGTATTCATTCCGGGTAATATGGGGGTGGTTCCCTTTGATATCCCCGAGGCGGAAACTGAAATTGTCGAGGGTCCTATTCTGGAATATTCCGGTACCGGTTTAGCTTTATTTAAACTAATGACCTCCCTAAAAATGGTTGTGGTATTGGGTTTAGCCATAGCACTCTTTTTCCCGACACCACTGGGTGAAAATTTCTTGATTAACCTATTGTGGTTTTTCCTGAAATGTTTAGTTTTAATGGTAATTTCTATTACAGTTGTTCGCACCAGTACAGGACGGATACGGATGGATCAGGCTTTCAAATTCTATCTTAAGTATCCGACAGTACTGGCTTTGATCAGCTTGGTTTTAACGTTGTTACAAGGATAA
- a CDS encoding NADH-quinone oxidoreductase subunit C, producing the protein MERNIQKDFKEKLTQAVGEGFSLRWETDSKGVVTGWCRLNDHSQITNVALIVSNLGGRVITITAYKTKDAQQRDIHEIAYHFDLDGCTCTVTIEIPRDSGKVNSITPIFKGADWTERELQELYDIKVVGHPNPKRLFLDETIDEGIMNKLIPLSLAMNGATSKTLWEKVFAATSKEVDNK; encoded by the coding sequence ATGGAGCGGAATATTCAGAAGGATTTTAAAGAGAAACTAACTCAGGCAGTGGGCGAAGGATTCTCCTTGCGTTGGGAAACAGATTCGAAAGGAGTTGTTACTGGCTGGTGTAGGCTTAATGACCACAGCCAAATTACTAACGTTGCGTTAATTGTGTCGAACTTGGGCGGCCGGGTAATCACTATTACAGCTTATAAAACTAAAGATGCCCAACAGAGAGATATTCATGAAATAGCTTACCATTTTGATCTGGATGGCTGTACTTGCACAGTTACCATAGAAATACCCCGTGATAGTGGTAAAGTTAATTCCATTACTCCGATTTTTAAAGGTGCTGATTGGACGGAACGCGAATTGCAAGAATTATATGATATTAAAGTGGTCGGTCATCCTAATCCAAAGAGATTGTTCCTTGATGAAACTATTGATGAAGGAATAATGAATAAATTAATTCCTTTATCATTAGCTATGAACGGAGCAACTAGTAAAACGTTATGGGAGAAGGTATTTGCAGCCACTTCTAAGGAGGTAGATAATAAATGA
- a CDS encoding proton-conducting transporter membrane subunit — MNFALLGVMVILVGEVVALKQMKNLIRLLTISSIAEIGYVLLGLGMGTHEGNSGALLHLEYQIVMRALVFVAAAAFIARGRSYSIEKLKGIGKTMPVTATLFGFGLFSVMGLSPFKGSISKFLIIYAAIESGHWFYAAMATLGSIIEAVYFLLVIQRLCFEEPVQEGHGAEKVREVSPALMAVLLVLSGLTAFMGLFPEPFIHSAEHAAATLLGNAGLEQLPVFESPWSTLVLVPYAGGFVVYLIGRFSPDLRNLLAVIITGITVYLAWQGGDFDSLSKLFALIMVFIGFLVTLYSVGYFKDKPYTNRYFFFLLLMLGTLLGLTTSKELGNFYVFWELMTWTSYFLVIHEQTNKALRAGFKYFIMCTSGAYIMHFAILTLHVKLGTFDMAAISANLQVLSPSLMLAVLGMFIIGFGVKTGLVPMHSWLPDAHPVAPSSISAPMSGILTKTGIYGLVRILFVVFGAGLLTKLGTAGQFSTIGFIISMLGALTLLVGEIMALRQTDIKKMLAYSTMAQVGEIVITLGIGTYLGLIGSLYHVLNHAIMKNLLFLAVGALIYRLKSQEITKFKGIGRVMPVTSLCFSIGILAIMGLPPFNGFISKFLMLYASVQSGHLAVAGLILVGSIIGSFYYLKLVRIIFFEKYEGPALKEAPITMLIPIGILTGLTVFNGLYPQAGMVLVKPVADLIAAKGQMAVTAIPNVSIVWPMVAVIPMVGALVAYLLGRRSAQVSGWLAVVTMVVTLITVFTASSDLDVFSRSFVLLIAFIGVLNLFYSLGYMDHGHAQNRFYAFFLLMIGGLLGVAVSKDLFSFFAFWEIMSSWTLYFVIIHEETREALQEGFKYFIFNYVGASLMFLGLIILTANTGTFEMGALAGRLSTLPTNLVAFGLILMLIGFAMKAAMLPFRIDYQMHPPTAPTPVSGYISSVLLKSAPFGMVKLFYVFGGVALIGKFGLAGEMPIFMYILAWVSGLTILMAAALALLQNGLKRLLIYSTVSQIGYIILGISLGSSLGVAGGLLHFVNHMLFKNLLFLVAGAIMVETGIENLNRLGGIGRKMPVTLGVFTIGALAVAGVPPLNGFTSKWIIYQAAMEKGYVFLALVSLLASVLTLAYIVKFLHSAFFGQLPQELENVTEAPWTMQVPMVILAVLCVVFGVFPGIPLTTIAAIESWLGLTPVSVSLFGIDSGLGTWNAGVIAVLLAIAFIAGVSVYFIGNGKIRYTKIYTCGVTDLTAEEVHVNSHNLYESPKGLVKQCIKVLYRITGLGKGV, encoded by the coding sequence GTGAATTTTGCTTTGCTTGGTGTAATGGTTATTTTGGTTGGTGAAGTGGTTGCACTGAAGCAGATGAAAAACTTAATCCGATTACTGACTATTTCCAGTATTGCTGAAATCGGTTATGTTTTGCTGGGACTTGGTATGGGTACTCATGAAGGTAACTCAGGAGCTCTGTTGCATTTAGAATATCAAATAGTAATGCGAGCATTGGTCTTTGTTGCTGCGGCAGCATTTATTGCGCGAGGGCGCTCTTATAGTATTGAAAAGCTCAAAGGAATAGGTAAGACCATGCCGGTTACAGCAACCTTGTTCGGTTTTGGGTTGTTCTCGGTAATGGGTTTATCACCATTTAAGGGTTCTATTAGTAAATTTTTAATTATTTATGCAGCTATTGAAAGCGGTCATTGGTTTTATGCTGCTATGGCCACGTTAGGCAGTATCATTGAGGCAGTGTATTTCCTTCTGGTAATTCAAAGACTGTGTTTCGAGGAACCTGTCCAAGAAGGGCACGGTGCAGAAAAAGTTAGAGAAGTTTCTCCTGCTTTGATGGCAGTTTTACTGGTTCTGAGTGGTCTCACTGCTTTTATGGGCTTGTTTCCGGAGCCTTTCATTCACAGTGCTGAGCATGCTGCTGCCACATTATTAGGGAATGCTGGTCTGGAACAATTGCCTGTATTTGAATCACCTTGGTCCACCTTGGTTCTCGTTCCTTATGCGGGTGGGTTCGTAGTTTATCTTATTGGGCGATTTTCGCCGGACTTACGTAATTTGTTGGCGGTTATCATTACCGGTATAACAGTATACTTGGCTTGGCAAGGTGGCGATTTTGACAGTTTATCAAAACTTTTTGCTCTGATTATGGTCTTTATCGGTTTCTTAGTCACTCTTTACTCTGTGGGTTATTTTAAGGATAAGCCGTATACAAATCGTTACTTTTTCTTCTTGCTCTTAATGTTAGGCACTTTGTTGGGTTTGACAACCAGCAAGGAGCTGGGGAATTTTTACGTCTTCTGGGAATTAATGACCTGGACCTCTTACTTTTTGGTTATTCATGAGCAAACTAACAAAGCCCTGCGAGCCGGTTTCAAATATTTTATCATGTGTACTTCCGGAGCTTATATTATGCATTTTGCAATTTTAACATTGCATGTAAAGCTTGGAACCTTTGATATGGCGGCAATTTCTGCAAACTTACAGGTATTATCTCCAAGCCTTATGTTAGCAGTTTTGGGAATGTTTATAATCGGTTTTGGTGTCAAAACAGGCTTGGTGCCGATGCATAGTTGGTTGCCTGATGCTCATCCTGTAGCACCTTCGTCCATTTCGGCGCCAATGTCGGGGATTTTGACCAAAACCGGTATTTACGGACTGGTACGTATTCTCTTTGTTGTTTTTGGTGCAGGTTTACTGACCAAGTTGGGTACTGCCGGTCAGTTTTCTACCATTGGATTTATTATCTCCATGCTTGGGGCACTGACGCTTTTGGTCGGTGAAATCATGGCCCTTAGACAGACTGATATTAAAAAGATGTTGGCTTATTCAACTATGGCCCAGGTAGGAGAGATTGTAATTACTCTGGGAATAGGAACTTATTTGGGTCTTATTGGTTCCCTTTATCATGTTTTGAATCATGCAATCATGAAAAACCTCTTGTTCCTGGCTGTGGGTGCTTTAATCTATCGCTTGAAGAGTCAGGAAATTACAAAGTTCAAAGGTATCGGCCGAGTAATGCCTGTAACATCTCTGTGTTTTAGTATTGGCATATTAGCTATCATGGGCTTGCCGCCTTTCAACGGGTTCATCAGTAAATTCTTAATGCTTTACGCCAGTGTACAATCCGGTCATCTGGCAGTGGCAGGTTTAATACTTGTAGGCAGTATTATTGGTAGTTTTTATTACTTGAAACTGGTTAGGATTATTTTCTTTGAAAAGTATGAGGGACCCGCTCTTAAGGAAGCTCCGATTACTATGTTGATTCCAATTGGTATTCTAACGGGTTTAACTGTTTTTAATGGTTTGTATCCACAAGCAGGCATGGTTCTGGTTAAGCCGGTGGCTGATTTAATTGCAGCCAAAGGACAAATGGCTGTAACTGCCATTCCTAACGTTTCCATCGTTTGGCCCATGGTTGCGGTAATTCCAATGGTAGGCGCTCTGGTTGCTTACCTTTTGGGAAGACGTTCGGCCCAGGTCAGCGGCTGGTTAGCAGTTGTGACAATGGTGGTAACATTGATAACAGTATTTACTGCCTCTTCTGATCTTGATGTTTTTTCCCGGAGTTTTGTTTTACTTATCGCTTTTATTGGAGTTTTAAATTTATTCTACTCACTGGGTTATATGGATCACGGACACGCTCAAAATCGCTTTTACGCGTTCTTCCTTTTAATGATTGGCGGCCTTCTGGGTGTGGCGGTGAGCAAAGACCTTTTCAGCTTCTTTGCTTTCTGGGAAATCATGAGCAGCTGGACCCTGTACTTTGTGATTATTCATGAGGAAACCAGGGAGGCATTACAGGAAGGTTTTAAATACTTTATTTTTAATTATGTTGGAGCCAGTCTGATGTTTTTAGGGCTAATTATCTTAACAGCTAATACCGGTACTTTTGAGATGGGTGCGCTGGCTGGACGGTTAAGTACTTTGCCGACAAACCTTGTGGCTTTTGGCTTGATCTTGATGTTGATCGGCTTTGCCATGAAGGCAGCTATGCTACCTTTTCGCATCGACTATCAGATGCATCCGCCAACTGCACCAACACCGGTCAGTGGTTACATTTCTTCTGTGCTTTTAAAAAGTGCACCTTTTGGGATGGTTAAATTGTTTTATGTTTTTGGAGGAGTTGCTCTTATAGGCAAGTTTGGTCTGGCAGGAGAGATGCCGATCTTCATGTATATACTTGCCTGGGTAAGCGGCTTAACTATATTAATGGCTGCGGCGCTGGCTCTCTTACAAAATGGTCTAAAACGCCTGCTTATATATTCTACTGTGAGTCAAATAGGTTATATCATTTTAGGAATAAGCCTAGGCTCTTCTTTGGGAGTGGCCGGGGGATTATTACATTTTGTTAACCATATGCTGTTTAAGAACCTGCTGTTCTTAGTAGCCGGTGCCATTATGGTGGAAACCGGTATCGAGAATTTGAATCGGCTAGGAGGAATTGGCAGAAAAATGCCTGTCACTCTCGGGGTCTTTACGATTGGCGCATTGGCAGTTGCTGGTGTTCCGCCCCTTAATGGATTTACCTCTAAATGGATAATCTATCAAGCTGCCATGGAGAAAGGATATGTGTTTTTAGCTTTAGTTTCTTTGTTAGCAAGTGTTTTGACCTTAGCTTATATAGTAAAGTTTTTACATTCTGCCTTTTTCGGGCAACTACCGCAGGAGTTAGAGAATGTAACTGAAGCTCCTTGGACAATGCAAGTTCCTATGGTGATTTTAGCTGTTTTGTGTGTGGTGTTTGGTGTGTTCCCGGGGATACCACTAACTACTATTGCTGCTATAGAGAGTTGGTTGGGCCTTACACCGGTTTCAGTTTCACTTTTCGGGATTGATTCCGGCCTGGGAACTTGGAATGCCGGAGTTATCGCTGTACTATTGGCAATAGCCTTTATTGCAGGTGTTAGTGTCTACTTTATTGGCAATGGGAAAATCAGATATACAAAAATCTATACTTGTGGGGTAACTGATTTAACAGCTGAAGAGGTGCATGTTAATTCCCATAATCTTTATGAATCGCCAAAAGGCTTGGTTAAACAGTGCATTAAAGTTTTATACCGGATTACCGGCTTAGGTAAGGGGGTATAA